The following DNA comes from Candidatus Methylacidiphilum fumarolicum.
GTAAATCATTGGTAAATTGTACTGTCAGCAAGAAGTGCTGAAATCAGGCTAGCTCCCGGGTCACAGATGATTGCGAACTGATTTTTGTAAGAGGTTCTGGTGAGAGCATTGACATTTTTTAAGAACTTCAATCGAGGCTTGATGATTGGAGGGCTTTTGAGCTAGGTGATTGTTGTAGAGCCAGATGTAGCGGTGGATAGGGGCTCTAAGTCCAAGGAATGCTCGATGTGGTGAGTTCGGAGAAGCTGGTTGAATCTGCCTTTGAAGCGTTCAACTATGCCATTAACCGGTATGTAAGGAATGGTGCCTTGTCTGTCCAACTGTGTTTTCCAAAGAATAGTGTTATGGTGTGATCATCTGGGAAATGAGGCCCTGGAAGCATCAAGGGTAAGCATGACATCGATGGGCCTTGGACTGAGAGCCAAAACTCTTTATATAGCCGCCACTTGCGACTTCCCCGGATGTGCCGCGAGCGCGGATCAGTAAATGGCATGTTGCCCTACGGTTCCCATTGGGAAGAAGCAGATGAAGGGAGGCAAGTATGCGGATTATTGGTTTGTACATCCACCGGTCCTTTGCGAAGGCTATCGATTAGAAGGATGAAAACTTCTTCGACTTGGCCGCGTCGACATGAGACGTCCATGCTTGTAAGCATTTGTCATAACTCTATCGTTGGAGGATATCCTAGTTGTAGATGTGACCGGTAACACTGCGGTGGAGGCGGTCGTGAACAGCTCTCATGTAAAACGCGTGATCGTCATCTACCACATGCAGGTGCACTTGATTACCCATGTCAAGATTAAGATAGACACGATTGACTCTGGGGTGATCTCTTAGCTTTACACGAGAAGCTTCCTTGCAGAACTATGGATTCGAGACGAAGCGACGCAAGCCCTGCACAGACAGGGAAATAGCCGCAAACAGATCGTTCGTCAGCGATCGCGATTGAAGAGCACCATTCAATCGATCAAGCAAGCACACCTCATTCCCGCTTGTCCTGCTGCCGACCTATGCGTCATAAGGAGAGAACCTGGTTGTAGCTGCATGTCTTGTTGACGGATGATGGTCCTCGTCTTCTCCCTTCTCACACCCATTGGGAGAGCGGGAGCTTCCGGGGATCTCAAAAGCTCGAAAGCTACCTCTGGCTGTACTCGAGCGTTCGACATTGGGGCCAGATCCCGTCTATCACGGCTGGATTACAAAGCGAAACCGGAGACATGCGAGCAATATGCTGGTCGAGGATGTCTGGGTAGGGCCAGAAATCTTCCTAATCAAGATCCGCAGCATCGAGATTAAGGCAGGATAACCAGCAAGAAGAGGCCGGAAAGGAGTCGTCCATGCCTATAATCCCCAAATTTGCCAGGAAGCGGAATGCCAGTTCGCAGAGAAAGTCTCAATCATCTTTCGGCTTCATCCATTATTCCGACTATGAGTTACCAAAATATTGTGACGAGCCCCCAGTTCCTGGGTCTCAATTGCCTTTCGGCTTCATCCATTATTCCGACAATCTTCCCTCATTTTTACCTCCTTTATCTTTATTGTAGTCTCAATTGCCTTTCGGCTTCATCCATTATTCCGACCAGGAAGCATTGAAGAAGTCTATTGGGGTTGAGTTTTGTCTCAATTGCCTTTCGGCTTCATCCATTATTCCGACACATTTTATATGTATTCCCCTTGCCTGAAGCTTCTTGGTGTCTCAATTGCCTTTCGGCTTCATCCATTATTCCGACATGTTAACAGACTGGGAAATTAAGATGATTCGAGACATTGTCTCAATTGCCTTTCGGCTTCATCCATTATTCCGACTTGGGATGAGGATATGAAGAGATACTACCTCACTCCTGAAGTCTCAATTGCCTTTCGGCTTCATCCATTATTCCGACAGTCAACTACTCTGACGAGGAAGTGATAGTGTATGGTCTGTCTCAATTGCCTTTCGGCTTCATCCATTATTCCGACAGAAGTCATGCTTATCGGGCCAGAAATGCTCGCTGGTATGTCTCAATTGCCTTTCGGCTTCATCCATTATTCCGACCTTTAGGGTTCAATCCCCTAGAGCCAAGAAGTTTATCTGTCTCAATTGCCTTTCGGCTTCATCCATTATTCCGACGAGTATCCGGAATATAGCAGGTCGAAATATTTGGTTTTGTCTCAATTGCCTTTCGGCTTCATCCATTATTCCGACAGACCACAATTGGGAGTCTTTGTTGAAAGAATTAATCGAGTCTCAATTGCCTTTCGGCTTCATCCATTATTCCGACCATATCTTCCCTTAGGGGAGGATATGTATTGGCATTTATTTGTCTCAATTGCCTTTCGGCTTCATCCATTATTCCGACTTCTTCGCCAGTGGTCGAATTTTGACCCTGTAACAAAGGAAAGTCTCAATTGCCTTTCGGCTTCATCCATTATTCCGACTACCAGAGGGTAAGCCAGAGTTCCAAAACTGGAATGAGTTGTCTCAATTGCCTTTCGGCTTCATCCATTATTCCGACTACAGCAGGAAGTTTCTCCTGCTGTACCAAACATTTAAGTCTCAATTGCCTTTCGGCTTCATCCATTATTCCGACTAATGGCTTATATTCGACTATTAAAGGAAGAGAAGGTGTCTCAATTGCCTTTCGGCTTCATCCATTATTCCGACGGAAAAACTTATGGAAGTGGCCAGAAGATGAGAAAGTCTCAATTGCCTTTCGGCTTCATCCATTATTCCGACGGGAACACAAAATCCCCATGAAATATTATCATAACAACATGTCTCAATTGCCTTTCGGCTTCATCCATTATTCCGACGAGTGAGTGAGAAGAATAAAGGCAAACTTGAAAAGGAATGTCTCAATTGCCTTTCGGCTTCATCCATTATTCCGACAAGGGAGGATATATGACGAAAAGAGACTGGGACTTGAGTCTCAATTGCCTTTCGGCTTCATCCATTATTCCGACTTAACGCTATGTATCGTGAATGGGGAGCTTTAGATGAGGGTCTCAATTGCCTTTCGGCTTCATCCATTATTCCGACGAGAAGCGGTTCAAGTTAGAAGGTGAAGGTGAAATAGCAGGTCTCAATTGCCTTTCGGCTTCATCCATTATTCCGACGACTTTATCAGGAAAAAGTCTTCACCCTCAGGGCTTGGTCTCAATTGCCTTTCGGCTTCATCCATTATTCCGACTATCTATCGAAAATTGGATGGGATTTACTTTGAACTTGTCTCAATTGCCTTTCGGCTTCATCCATTATTCCGACCTTAAGCGGGGAAAACGGTCAGCAATCAAGATTAGAAGGTCTCAATTGCCTTTCGGCTTCATCCATTATTCCGACAAGTATTATTTCAATAACATATCATATGAGATCATGGGCAGTCTCAATTGCCTTTCGGCTTCATCCATTATTCCGACAAGAAGAAGTTACTCTGAAGTATGAGTGGGATAAATTGTCTCAATTGCCTTTCGGCTTCATCCATTATTCCGACAGAGCTCATATGCTAACAAAAGGTGGGGTGATTTACGGGGTCTCAATTGCCTTTCGGCTTCATCCATTATTCCGACTTAAAGGAAGGCTTCATCAACTGAAAGCCGAAAAAGAAGTCTCAATTGCCTTTCGGCTTCATCCATTATTCCGACTGCGGTCTTCTAACATCTTGATTATCAAAAAATAAAAAACCTCATAGGCATTGATTCCAATTTTATGTTGGTACAGTTTATGCTTTATATTAGCCCAAAAACACAGAAAGTTTAATAAGTCATTTATATTCAATAATATAACTTTAGGTATTGGCATGGCTATTTTTTAGTGGTTTGGTGTTAATACCTAAAAAACCATTTTTGCATTTTTAAACACAAAAAAACTACCGTCATTCTTTATGCAAGTAGAAGATACAAGCTAGGTAAATATAAAAATTTCTTCCAATTTGCAATAGAGTTTATACCAAAAAGCAGATTACTTTTTCAGAACACACCATTGTTCCAGCAGTTCTAATCTCCTTTGCTAGTCTAGCATCTATTTTATAGGCGACAATCCTGTCTTCTTTAGGATCAATTTCCGCAAGCAGCTTTTGCCACAATTCTTCTAGTTCTGATTCTTCAAGATAACATTCGAAAACGCTAAACTGGACTCTTATTCCAAAATCTTCACAGATTTTGGCTATTTTATGTAGCCTTCGGTCATCACACACATCGTAAGCTATAACAGTAAGCATCTTATTATCTCCAGGAGGTTTTTTTTCTCTAGGTGCAGGTGCAAAAGCTTCATACCACCAATATGATGGATCTTCGTTCATTTTTTCTGTAGTTTTTTCCATTGTAGTTAATTCATTAAAAATGGTTCAAACTTGCTTGGATCTTCCAAAGCAGCTTTAAAAGAGCAAACACATCCTTCTAGTTGTGCTCTTAGAGTCGTTCTGGAGCCAGAAAATTCAGATTGAAACTGTCTTTCAAGTCTTGTTTCATATTGCGCAAGAAATTTTTTTCTTCCCAATTCGTTTAAATAACAGCCTCCATTTTTCTTTTCGAAATGTTCTTTATTGAGGATCTTATGGCTGAAAAGATCTAGTGCTAATGCTTCTACAATTACCGGTCTAAATGGCTCAATGAGATCTAAGGCAAGAGACCATCTTTCATTTTCTGGAGCATGCAAAAATCCTAAAGCTGGATCAAGACCATGAAGATGAATAAGAGCAGTCATTTCATTATAAAGAAGTGTTGCCCCGAATGAAATGCAGGCATTAACAGGATTGAGAGGAGGACGATTTGATCGACGTTCGAAAGGAAATTCTTGTGGTAGAAATGTCGCCCAACATTGGAAGTAACGTGCTGTAGAGGCTCCTTCATAGCCTCTAATTTCGTCTACGGTTGCTGCTGAAGCTACTTTAAAAAGAAGATGGTTAAGCCACTCGATATCGTTTTCATTATTAATTTTTCTATTTGAACTGAGTCTTTGAAGAGAGCGTCTTTGATTATAGATTTTGGCCTTAACTAACTGCTTTGAATAAGCAAGGACAGATTTAGGATCTAGACAATTCTGGTATTGTTTTAGCCTCCATAGTCCGTGGGAATTGGGAGGGGGAAAGAATCCTCCTAAGATTTGTCCATTAAAGCCTATAAAAGAAATAGGAATGTTTCTTAATAATAGTTCGCAAAGGGCAGGAGTAGTTATTGAGACGGTTTGGTCTAAAACAAGCCGTTCTAGTTCTCTTAGAGGAATTTCTCTGATAAGTTCTTCAGTGCCATTTTCTTTGTTATAACTAACGACTTGAAGTCTTTCGGAACAAAGTGAAACTTTAGCATAGGTTTGCAGGATATAGGCTGAAGGCATAACAATTCATTTTTTGGGAAATATAAAATTATGACTTTTTATTCTAAAAGTAAAAAGACGTACCTAGACGTCAGAGCTATATGAGAAAGAAGGAAAAAACTGTAGGTAAGGGGAGTAATCTATTGATTTTAAGAATTGTCTTTCATTTTGATGGAATTGGAAAGGCCAACTCCACTTCTAAGTGGAAATATGAGATCAACAAATTTATTTAACCCACGGTCGTTTAATTTCTTCCGTAGGTTACTTAAACATTTTTTGGAATCATCTTCATCAAAGTTAGAGTGTTCCGGAAATAAATGACTTAATTGCTGGTTTTTTTTCTTCCATTCTACTGCAAACACTTTGAAAGGTTTATCAACTTCTTTATGACAACCCAATGGCGGAAGATTTTTTTCCAAACGATCCCAAAGAAAAGCAAAGAATAAAAGCTCTTTCCCTTTCAACTTAATTTTCTTCTCATTAACGATCATTTCCCCAGTTTGCGAATCAAAGCCTACTTGAGGATAAAGCTCTTTTATTTCTTTTGAATACTGCCAGACAAGATCTGTAAACCGCCCCGGAAGTCTTCCAAATTCTTTAGGGAAAAGCTCTCTGAATTTTACAAAAGGAATATCTGCTAACTCAATTTTTGCGTCTTTGGCATAGACTATATTTCCTGTAATTGTTTTTAGGATCTGTTCTTTTTGTTGTGGAAAATAAAATTTAGGTTGTAATCTTGGATCATCATAAGGTTCGTTTACTAATACATGAGTTATCCTATCTCCTTTTCTGCCTAGCATAGAAACAGCACTATAAAGGAGGATGCCCATTGTTTTTCTACCTCCTGCTACGGAGGCAATAAGCTGAGTGTCAGGATTTTCTGTAATTTTCCGAACTTCCTCTAGAATATAATCTGCTGTTTCCTCATTGTCTTTAATGTTCCGGATATCCTCTAATTCTAAGCATTTGCCTTGATCCAAGAAAGGTGAAACAATTACCTTAATTTCCCTTAGAATGTGAGAATCCTTCGGGATATTTTTTTCTTTAATTAACCAATTTCTAAATTCTTCCCAAAGACATTTTCCTCTTGGCTCTAAAAGCTCTTTCTCGATCACTTTCTTTCCAATAGCTGTAGTAACAATGTCAATATATTTTGGATAAATAGGTGGATTTTCTTCTGCCAGTGCCCACAACGTTTCCGTAATAACGGCTGGGGATATCCCAATGACAGCGAGCAGAATGATCTCTTTGTTTTGATTCATTTCAGCTAATCAAAGACTGGATTTTCTTTATTAGTTCTTCGGGTAAAACAACCTCCTCAGGATTGATTCCTCTTTCCAGTTTCCCTAGTTTGACGGTAAGGATAGGGGAAGAAGAAATAACTGTGGATATGTTTTCTTGAACGCTTTGAATTTGCGCAAGTAAATTCAGGCCTAGTATCTGAGTAGCTCCTCTCCACTCTGCAGCCAGAAGATCATCTCTGGAAACAATAAGCGCTGAATTACAGAGGCCTAAAATTTGATGGTTAAATCGATCAATCTTTCCCCCACAATCAACGAAAAGAAGTCTTTTTGTCTTGGAAATTTCCTTAATATGCTGACAAATATTATCGACAAAAGACTGATTCCATTGATTCTTGAAACGCAGGGTCTTACTGTATGGATAAGCTTCATGAAACCAGTTGCCTTCTCCATCTGGACAGGCCCTAATGGTGTATGTTTTTTCCTGATAAAAGGAAATAGGCAGGATTCTTTTTAATGATTCTTGAAGGAGCATGAGAAAGACGGATTTGCCGCTGTGAGGGGGGCCAACAAGTGCAATGATGAGAGTAGAAGGAGGAGAAGAGGTCTTTGATTGGGCTGTAGACTGTACCGTATCTTGAAGTAGATTCTGATTGGATTCCACATGAGGCTGGATAACTTCTATTGGAATCACATAGCCCAGCTGAGGGGCCTCTATATGATGCGCTTCAATGATGATCCCTCCCATTCGTGGATCAAAGATAGCTATCCAGCGGCATGGATGGAATTGATGGACAAAAAATCCATAAATCCATATAGGGGCACGACCATACAAAATGACACCTTTTGCATAGTTAACTTTGGGCAGTTCTATGTTTTTCAAAATGGAAGCTTCTAGTATTCCATTGCCCGTAATACTTATTTTTAGAATTTGAAAATCAGGAGTGTCTATAATTTTTAATTTAAGATTATTCATGGTTCTGGAGGAGTTCTTCGATAGAATCAAGGGCTTTTTCTACCTGATTTTTTAATTCATTTGCCAATATTTCTTTTTTTCTTCCCATGCCGCAGTGCGCGAGATCATTTCTTACTTGTATTATTCGACTCCAAGCTTCTATAAGTTTTGGATCAAGGGAAGAAAGCTTGTTTTTGATATTTTCTTTGTCTTCTCTTGATTGAAGAGAATCTTCTGGGCGATTATTACGGATTTTGTGTCCCAAGTTATTAAGTATATTTTCAACCTCTTTTCTTTTTTCAGGATCATTCGAGTCATCTTGGATCACTTCGCATACATAACTTATGATCCATTCTCTAAGAAGGGTTGCACATTGCATAACATAACCGTGTTGAAGATATTTCTTAGCAAGCTCAATTTGACCATGAAGGCCATCGAAAGCTGTTGCTTTATATGTTTCTTTGACCTCGTCAATTACTAAGTCAAGTGGTTTAGCCCATTTATTAATCTCTTCTCGTAATTCTTGATTCTTCAGTATATCTTCAACTCTTTTACATATTTTTGGTATTTCTAAAACTCGACTGAGATTTAAAGCTAAAGAGAGATCTTTCAATGACGATCCAAGATTTTTGAGATGCGTTGGTTTTTTTTCCTCTTTATCTTTTTCTTGATACAGCTCGTTTTGGATCTTATTTAACAATTTGGCGAATTCAGAAGAATCTCCAAGGTCAATGAATCTTTTACTTGCTCCAAGCCATTCAATTAGATCAAGAAATATAGAAAGATCAAACACAGGAGTTATATCATTTTTATTTGCTTCATAAGCTCCATAAAATATTCCTTTAATATTCACTTCTTTGACTTGTCTAAGATAGACTATGGTACTAAGGGCTATTAAAGGTAAAGATCTATAACCATGGGTTATGTCTATGATAAGCTCAGATTGTTTGGGAATCATTTTAGCAATCGATTCAAAAATATCCCAAAGCTCTTGTTCTTCTTTTCCCTCTGGAATACAAATGATTTCGTATTTGAAGTTCTTAGCTTTAAATTCTTCTTTAAGCTCTTTCCAATTATCCCCATTTTCTATTTTCTTCGTAAGAGCCATAAATATGGTCTTAGGATGCTTTTCTAAAGCTAATGCTAGCGGGAAAAATTTTGTTTCATGATGTCTCCTTTGAGAAAAGGAATACTTAGTACTTCTATAATTTCCTGTACCAAGGAAAGACAGCTGAAGAAGATTCATGTTGTAATAAAGGTTGATAAGTGTGGATCTTTTTTAGTTTTTCCTAAAAATCATCATAAAGGGGGTTTTGTTTTATTTGGATAGGATCTTATGAAAATAACCAATGCGTATTGTTCTAAGTACAAAGAAAGGTGGGAACGCAGAAGAATTGGTGATGGGTGTCGAACTAATGTATCCCTGTTGGGTGTGATACTTTGACTTTGTTTCTTCCACCAATTCCATAAAGTTGATAGAATTGGATTTGGTTTAGCCTCAGAAAAGTTTGTGTTTTGTTTTTGCATTATATGAATATTGTCTTTTTTCTTAAAAAAATTGAGAGCCCTCTTCTATAGCTAAAGAAGAGGATACTGTGGTAAAAGTCATAGCACCAAACTCCTTGCTGGATTTAGCTCCAAGAGCTCTTAAATGAATCCAGATATTAATTAAAGTGTGCATGTTACTTAGCGCATCATTTAGGGAACTAAAAGGAGAAGGTGCACCTTTCCATCTTACCTGTAATTTAAACTTGGAGTCTTGTTCGATGGCTTGCCTATTTTTGGGCTTGCCTGCTCCAAGATTCTCCTTGGACTTTCTTTTGCTTCTATGCACTGAGAGGGCTTTTATGATTGGTTTTGAAGCTAAAGAACTGCTTACTGCTGAACCAAAGATATTGCTTTCTAGTTTGCAAGCGTCTTCACTTAGACAATTAAACCCTCCAAGCAACCTTAGCCACCAGCGAAGCTGCCCACGAATAAATGGCACTCTTACTTCAGCTTTTCTAGAAAGTTCTGCTTTCTTTCGCATAGCAGTCAGTAATGAATTCGATCAGATAGGTTTTAGAAATCATGGCAGGCGTTCCTTTCTATTCTTAGCAATCTCTTTAAGTTTTTGAGAGATGTTCGCCCACTTTTTTCTAACTTCTTTTTTTGGACTTTGTTGAGCAGCCTTGTTAATTTCTTCCCAGACTCCGGGTTTATGCTTTTTTATGCATAGGTAGAAAACTAGCTGCTGATTTGCATCACTTTTAAGGAAATCGTTGATTAGTTTGTCTTTAAATTGTTGATCATTTTTTTCAGAATGAAGCTTAAAAGCTTCTTTTTCTTCTGGACTCATCCCTTTTGTTGCTTCTTCAAATTTCTGCTGTTTTTTCTCCTTTTCTATTTTTCTTCTTTCTTCTTCTTCTTCCTTTTTTCTTTTTTCCTCTTGTTCCTTTTGTCTTATTTCCTCTTCTTTTCTTATCTTCTCTAGCTTTTCTTCAACCTTATTTGTGCAATCCTTAAACCACCCGTAACCCGCAGCTGTTTTTGCTCCAATACCAAAGGATTCCAATCCATTTTTGAGCCATTCTAGAGCAAAATCTTTTACTTTTCCATTAGCCCGCCTCGTAGAAGGATGGATACAGAAACAAAAGATAAGATAAGGACTAACAGCTGGGAAAAAGACCGGAATAGGATCTTCTTTGTCCCATGCATCCTCCCAGCCTGTTTCATGAGAATAATATTTTTGATGATGACATGTAATAACGTCAAGTTCCAGTTCATTTCCCACTAGCTTTTTTTCTTCTGTAGGATAGAAATTTTCTGGAATGGGATAAGCAGGCAAGAAGCGAATAGTGCCAGCATAATTGGGAACAGTTTTAATGAGTTGGTTTCGGAGTTTATCATCTGTCTTAGTAGGAATGGACATGGCTTCTAATACAAGCCCTGCCGCTTGATCAACAACATCATCAACAAGGGGGGGGGTATTAGAACAGCCATAATAAAAATCAGAATTATTCTCGTTTTTCCAGTCCAATTCAGACCAGCCAAACACAAGAGCAATTTGACTTAAAAGCTGTATTTTCTCATGCTCAGAAGCCTCTAAAAGCTTTTCTATAGCCATTCTCCTGGCACAGCCTTTGGCTGCACTACCAGGGATATACGGAATTCCAAAACGGTCTAGACATAACCCAGCGTTTTCAAGGACTCCACCAGCCATGTTAACCATCATTCGAGATTGTAATTGGGCAAAGAGTAAGCTTGCATCTTTGAGTTTGCTATAAAGACTATTCCAGATTGATTGAAGCCTGTATTTTGTTATGTTCGGATTTTTTATATTAATTGCTGTAGAAAATTGAGCTTTTCGTTCATCCTTTTTAATTCTTGGATCGATGTATTTTTCAAGAAGAAGGGAGCGTGATTCAATAGATATTGTATTCAGCACGCTTTCTACATCATTAATGAGCAATAACTTATCTTTCTTAGCTACATTATCATTCATAGACATCCCCTAGGAAGAAGACGATTTTTTCTCCGAAAACCGCTTCAGATAGGCAAGATACTTGAGGGTTTCATAAGTAGCCTGCTG
Coding sequences within:
- the cas2 gene encoding CRISPR-associated endonuclease Cas2, which translates into the protein MEKTTEKMNEDPSYWWYEAFAPAPREKKPPGDNKMLTVIAYDVCDDRRLHKIAKICEDFGIRVQFSVFECYLEESELEELWQKLLAEIDPKEDRIVAYKIDARLAKEIRTAGTMVCSEKVICFLV
- the cas1 gene encoding CRISPR-associated endonuclease Cas1, whose translation is MPSAYILQTYAKVSLCSERLQVVSYNKENGTEELIREIPLRELERLVLDQTVSITTPALCELLLRNIPISFIGFNGQILGGFFPPPNSHGLWRLKQYQNCLDPKSVLAYSKQLVKAKIYNQRRSLQRLSSNRKINNENDIEWLNHLLFKVASAATVDEIRGYEGASTARYFQCWATFLPQEFPFERRSNRPPLNPVNACISFGATLLYNEMTALIHLHGLDPALGFLHAPENERWSLALDLIEPFRPVIVEALALDLFSHKILNKEHFEKKNGGCYLNELGRKKFLAQYETRLERQFQSEFSGSRTTLRAQLEGCVCSFKAALEDPSKFEPFLMN
- the csm6 gene encoding CRISPR-associated ring nuclease Csm6, whose protein sequence is MNQNKEIILLAVIGISPAVITETLWALAEENPPIYPKYIDIVTTAIGKKVIEKELLEPRGKCLWEEFRNWLIKEKNIPKDSHILREIKVIVSPFLDQGKCLELEDIRNIKDNEETADYILEEVRKITENPDTQLIASVAGGRKTMGILLYSAVSMLGRKGDRITHVLVNEPYDDPRLQPKFYFPQQKEQILKTITGNIVYAKDAKIELADIPFVKFRELFPKEFGRLPGRFTDLVWQYSKEIKELYPQVGFDSQTGEMIVNEKKIKLKGKELLFFAFLWDRLEKNLPPLGCHKEVDKPFKVFAVEWKKKNQQLSHLFPEHSNFDEDDSKKCLSNLRKKLNDRGLNKFVDLIFPLRSGVGLSNSIKMKDNS
- the crn3 gene encoding CRISPR-associated ring nuclease Crn3/Csx3; translated protein: MNNLKLKIIDTPDFQILKISITGNGILEASILKNIELPKVNYAKGVILYGRAPIWIYGFFVHQFHPCRWIAIFDPRMGGIIIEAHHIEAPQLGYVIPIEVIQPHVESNQNLLQDTVQSTAQSKTSSPPSTLIIALVGPPHSGKSVFLMLLQESLKRILPISFYQEKTYTIRACPDGEGNWFHEAYPYSKTLRFKNQWNQSFVDNICQHIKEISKTKRLLFVDCGGKIDRFNHQILGLCNSALIVSRDDLLAAEWRGATQILGLNLLAQIQSVQENISTVISSSPILTVKLGKLERGINPEEVVLPEELIKKIQSLIS
- the csx2 gene encoding TIGR02221 family CRISPR-associated protein, translating into MNLLQLSFLGTGNYRSTKYSFSQRRHHETKFFPLALALEKHPKTIFMALTKKIENGDNWKELKEEFKAKNFKYEIICIPEGKEEQELWDIFESIAKMIPKQSELIIDITHGYRSLPLIALSTIVYLRQVKEVNIKGIFYGAYEANKNDITPVFDLSIFLDLIEWLGASKRFIDLGDSSEFAKLLNKIQNELYQEKDKEEKKPTHLKNLGSSLKDLSLALNLSRVLEIPKICKRVEDILKNQELREEINKWAKPLDLVIDEVKETYKATAFDGLHGQIELAKKYLQHGYVMQCATLLREWIISYVCEVIQDDSNDPEKRKEVENILNNLGHKIRNNRPEDSLQSREDKENIKNKLSSLDPKLIEAWSRIIQVRNDLAHCGMGRKKEILANELKNQVEKALDSIEELLQNHE
- the cmr1 gene encoding type III-B CRISPR module RAMP protein Cmr1 translates to MRKKAELSRKAEVRVPFIRGQLRWWLRLLGGFNCLSEDACKLESNIFGSAVSSSLASKPIIKALSVHRSKRKSKENLGAGKPKNRQAIEQDSKFKLQVRWKGAPSPFSSLNDALSNMHTLINIWIHLRALGAKSSKEFGAMTFTTVSSSLAIEEGSQFF
- the cmr6 gene encoding type III-B CRISPR module RAMP protein Cmr6 encodes the protein MNDNVAKKDKLLLINDVESVLNTISIESRSLLLEKYIDPRIKKDERKAQFSTAINIKNPNITKYRLQSIWNSLYSKLKDASLLFAQLQSRMMVNMAGGVLENAGLCLDRFGIPYIPGSAAKGCARRMAIEKLLEASEHEKIQLLSQIALVFGWSELDWKNENNSDFYYGCSNTPPLVDDVVDQAAGLVLEAMSIPTKTDDKLRNQLIKTVPNYAGTIRFLPAYPIPENFYPTEEKKLVGNELELDVITCHHQKYYSHETGWEDAWDKEDPIPVFFPAVSPYLIFCFCIHPSTRRANGKVKDFALEWLKNGLESFGIGAKTAAGYGWFKDCTNKVEEKLEKIRKEEEIRQKEQEEKRKKEEEEERRKIEKEKKQQKFEEATKGMSPEEKEAFKLHSEKNDQQFKDKLINDFLKSDANQQLVFYLCIKKHKPGVWEEINKAAQQSPKKEVRKKWANISQKLKEIAKNRKERLP